The Candidatus Saccharibacteria bacterium genome has a segment encoding these proteins:
- the recG gene encoding ATP-dependent DNA helicase RecG gives MKLHTAVSELSGVGEATAKALKKLGIVTIGDLLFYIPRDYKDFSNLTTIKTMKPGVVSLQGQFTSVKARYARRGLHITTATFTDKSGEFPITWFNQSWRKDSLPINNNVLVSGELKLSGNKFSIINPAVELLSDVQLHTGRIVPVYKQSASLKTPKLRKLIHAALQTVNAGAYAPPALLNIDAMHQLEQIHFPNNQESLTNAITSWQFLDLYDQVLLGYLLRNRLKQLQSYRCDIADIKLKQFADTIGFTLTDAQRKAAWEIITDIKTESPMNRLLQGDVGSGKTVVALFAAYAALESGYQVAIVAPTEIVAKQHLESAQELLSDFKPKLLSSSLSVRQKTLIKNKLADGSQRIVVGTHALLQPDVSFKKLALVVLDEQHRFGVKQRTQLSRQDGSVPHVLSMTATPIPRTLALTVFADLDISVLDELPPGRKPVKTTVGGPRYRKQAYTTMSNELQKGHQVYVVCPLISESDVLGVTSVEQEVAKIKKQFPNNSVASLHGQLSTEDKDAIIDDFKAKNVDILVATTVVEVGVNIKNATVMLIEGAERFGLAQLHQLRGRVGRASTQAYAIALTTKTGQAADRLKSFVGTTNGFVLAEQDLQQRGSGDLYGLRQSGFIDLDIGVLSNTKLISKARSLAKKFTESYTVKDYELLQFRLDRIQHRAKRN, from the coding sequence ATGAAGTTACACACTGCAGTTAGCGAGCTGTCTGGCGTCGGCGAGGCAACAGCTAAAGCGTTAAAAAAACTTGGTATCGTCACCATCGGTGACTTGCTGTTTTATATCCCCAGAGACTACAAAGACTTTTCGAATCTAACCACAATTAAAACAATGAAACCGGGAGTAGTGTCGTTGCAAGGTCAATTTACCTCTGTTAAGGCTCGCTATGCACGTCGCGGACTACACATAACAACAGCAACGTTCACCGACAAATCGGGTGAATTTCCTATTACGTGGTTTAACCAGAGTTGGCGCAAAGACTCGTTGCCAATCAACAACAACGTTTTAGTAAGCGGTGAATTGAAATTATCAGGTAATAAATTTTCGATTATAAATCCAGCAGTTGAGTTGCTGTCCGATGTGCAGCTGCATACTGGTCGGATTGTTCCGGTGTATAAACAGTCGGCTAGTCTTAAAACTCCAAAACTTAGAAAACTCATTCATGCCGCACTGCAGACCGTTAATGCAGGAGCCTACGCCCCGCCTGCATTGCTTAACATTGATGCCATGCATCAGCTTGAGCAAATTCATTTTCCAAACAATCAAGAAAGCCTAACCAATGCAATTACTTCGTGGCAGTTTTTAGATTTGTATGATCAAGTTTTACTCGGCTATTTGCTTCGAAACAGGCTAAAACAACTACAAAGCTATAGGTGCGATATCGCGGACATCAAGTTGAAGCAGTTCGCCGACACCATTGGTTTTACATTGACAGATGCCCAGCGTAAGGCGGCGTGGGAGATTATTACTGACATTAAAACCGAGTCACCTATGAACCGGCTGCTGCAAGGAGATGTTGGCAGTGGTAAAACAGTAGTTGCATTATTTGCAGCTTATGCTGCGTTGGAGTCGGGCTATCAGGTGGCAATTGTCGCGCCAACAGAAATAGTTGCAAAACAGCATTTAGAATCGGCCCAAGAATTATTGAGTGATTTTAAGCCTAAACTACTCAGCTCATCGTTGAGCGTTCGGCAAAAAACACTGATCAAAAACAAGTTGGCAGACGGATCACAGCGAATCGTCGTAGGCACCCATGCACTGCTACAGCCAGATGTCTCGTTTAAGAAACTTGCATTGGTTGTGCTGGACGAGCAGCATCGATTTGGTGTTAAGCAACGCACCCAGCTGTCAAGGCAAGACGGCAGTGTCCCGCACGTGTTGAGCATGACAGCAACGCCAATTCCTCGGACGCTGGCGTTGACTGTATTTGCAGATTTAGACATATCGGTTTTAGATGAACTACCGCCGGGACGGAAGCCAGTCAAAACTACTGTTGGCGGGCCTCGATACAGGAAGCAAGCGTACACAACAATGTCAAACGAGCTCCAAAAAGGTCATCAAGTTTATGTGGTCTGCCCGCTCATATCAGAATCTGACGTTCTTGGTGTTACGTCAGTCGAACAAGAGGTAGCTAAGATTAAAAAACAGTTTCCTAACAACAGCGTTGCATCTTTGCATGGTCAATTGTCGACGGAAGACAAAGACGCAATAATTGATGATTTTAAAGCCAAGAACGTCGACATTTTAGTTGCCACAACGGTTGTAGAGGTCGGTGTGAATATTAAAAATGCCACCGTAATGTTGATTGAAGGTGCTGAGCGCTTTGGTCTTGCTCAATTGCATCAATTACGGGGTCGTGTTGGTAGAGCCAGCACGCAAGCGTATGCTATTGCGCTAACTACAAAGACTGGCCAAGCAGCTGACAGGCTTAAGTCGTTTGTGGGCACAACCAACGGCTTTGTCCTTGCCGAACAAGACTTGCAGCAGCGTGGCAGCGGTGATTTGTACGGATTGCGCCAGTCTGGATTTATTGATCTAGATATAGGCGTGTTAAGTAATACAAAATTAATCTCTAAAGCTCGTAGTCTCGCAAAAAAATTTACAGAAAGCTATACTGTAAAAGACTACGAATTATTACAATTCCGACTGGATCGAATACAACATAGAGCTAAACGAAATTAA
- a CDS encoding TRAM domain-containing protein, whose translation MITLIGLVVVLQLITIVAISQKNGLFTASTRRREALLDSCVLIDGRIAELVKTGFIPANLVVPKFVVLELQYLADGSNSEKRSRARQALELISDLQDSKRANISILDSDVPSKEVDMKLIELAKKRGSGIVTLDFNLIKVAQIEEVEVFNINELVQALRPHHLVGEQLELKISQKGAERGQGVGYTADGTMIVVNNVGRSIGKVVHVEVIKNIQTASGRLVFAKKLSKPASKKSSK comes from the coding sequence ATGATTACACTTATTGGGCTTGTTGTTGTTTTGCAACTAATAACCATTGTCGCAATTTCACAAAAGAATGGGCTATTTACGGCCAGCACCAGGCGCCGTGAGGCTTTATTGGACAGCTGTGTGCTTATTGACGGTAGAATTGCTGAACTTGTTAAGACAGGGTTTATTCCGGCCAATTTGGTAGTGCCGAAGTTTGTTGTTTTAGAACTGCAGTATTTAGCCGACGGTTCTAATAGTGAGAAACGTTCTCGAGCACGGCAAGCATTAGAATTAATATCGGACTTACAAGACAGCAAGCGAGCAAACATTTCAATTCTAGACAGCGACGTACCTAGTAAAGAAGTGGACATGAAACTAATCGAACTGGCAAAAAAACGGGGTAGCGGCATCGTAACCTTGGACTTTAATCTCATAAAAGTCGCTCAAATTGAAGAAGTTGAAGTATTTAATATTAATGAGCTAGTACAGGCGCTACGGCCCCATCATTTAGTTGGTGAGCAGTTAGAGCTAAAGATAAGTCAAAAAGGCGCGGAGAGGGGTCAAGGCGTTGGCTATACCGCGGATGGCACCATGATTGTAGTCAACAACGTCGGCCGGTCAATCGGCAAAGTTGTACACGTAGAGGTTATAAAAAACATTCAGACGGCGTCTGGTCGGTTGGTTTTTGCAAAAAAACTCAGCAAACCAGCTAGCAAAAAGAGCTCTAAATAA
- a CDS encoding tyrosine--tRNA ligase — protein sequence MTNTMTLSEELEWRGFKNQTTFSDSQQLDEQKRTFYWGVDPSAASMTIGNLAAGMMARCFMQHGYEAILLVGGATGMIGDPDGKKQERNLLTLEDIRHNKESIAKQYSTIFSGMDFKLVDNYDWFKDINYLEFLRDIGKHVSMTQMLDREFVQSRIGEGGAGISYAEFSYSLIQGYDFLHLFKEHGATLQLSGADQWGNSISGVNLISRIEGGEAHVWTAPLVVNKGTGVKFGKSEAGAVWLDPGLTSVFDFYQFWLNADDLGVGDYIKIYTLIQPKEFENLINEFEQNPRDRAAQKYLAYEVTKIVHGQKNAEAAKNATDSLYSGNQPSEDGFKLLQQQLPASSEANLADFLVATELASSKSEARRFIEAGAVSINGQKATEVSEIESKYSIIKRGKNKFALFA from the coding sequence ATGACAAATACTATGACCCTTTCAGAAGAGCTAGAGTGGCGCGGTTTTAAAAATCAGACTACGTTTAGTGATTCACAGCAACTTGATGAGCAAAAACGTACATTTTACTGGGGTGTAGACCCAAGTGCCGCATCGATGACTATTGGAAACTTGGCAGCCGGAATGATGGCTCGCTGCTTTATGCAGCACGGCTATGAAGCAATATTATTGGTTGGCGGAGCAACTGGTATGATCGGTGACCCCGATGGCAAAAAACAAGAACGGAACCTTCTCACCCTTGAAGATATCCGCCACAATAAAGAATCTATTGCCAAGCAGTATTCGACAATTTTTTCAGGTATGGATTTTAAACTCGTCGACAATTACGACTGGTTTAAAGACATAAACTATCTGGAATTTTTGCGCGATATTGGCAAACACGTATCAATGACCCAAATGCTCGACCGCGAATTTGTCCAAAGTCGTATCGGCGAAGGCGGCGCCGGGATTAGTTACGCTGAATTTAGCTACTCGCTTATTCAAGGCTATGATTTTTTGCATCTTTTTAAAGAACACGGCGCAACGCTGCAGCTCAGCGGGGCTGACCAATGGGGAAACAGTATTAGCGGCGTCAATTTAATTAGTCGGATCGAAGGCGGCGAAGCTCACGTTTGGACGGCGCCATTAGTCGTCAATAAAGGTACCGGAGTTAAATTTGGTAAGAGCGAGGCTGGAGCAGTATGGCTTGACCCAGGGCTGACATCAGTTTTTGATTTTTATCAATTTTGGCTTAATGCCGACGATCTTGGTGTTGGTGATTACATTAAAATCTATACGCTTATTCAGCCAAAAGAGTTTGAGAATCTAATAAACGAATTTGAGCAAAACCCACGTGACCGTGCTGCTCAAAAATATCTAGCCTATGAAGTAACAAAAATAGTTCATGGCCAAAAAAATGCCGAGGCTGCCAAGAATGCAACCGACAGTTTGTATTCTGGCAATCAACCAAGCGAAGATGGGTTTAAGCTACTACAACAACAACTTCCAGCCAGCAGTGAAGCAAATCTTGCTGACTTTTTAGTCGCTACTGAGCTTGCCAGTTCGAAATCAGAAGCCCGGCGATTCATAGAAGCTGGCGCAGTAAGCATAAATGGCCAAAAAGCTACAGAAGTATCTGAAATAGAGTCTAAATATTCGATTATTAAACGTGGCAAAAATAAGTTCGCACTGTTTGCGTAA
- the radA gene encoding DNA repair protein RadA, which yields MAKSTTAYVCDSCGDSFSRWSGKCLSCGEWNTLKEFKTAQTHASGAKRSVAKLDPQKISSHIQSSKQRRKVGIGPLDEVLGGGLVSGSVVLLAGEPGIGKSTILMQVSGLLSKQAKVLYISAEESAEQVSLRAKRLGYDNSEVLLASETSSDVIAETIAAGTYDVVIVDSIQTISVDRLQSSSGTASQITQSAQLLTRVAKRTDTTLIIVGHVTKEGTIAGPKLLEHLVDVVLNIEGDRFGGFKVLRSVKNRFGSTNEIGLFEMQNEGLIPIENPSAALLNERQAGDGSVVLATMEGTRPLLVEVQALVNTTNFGYPKRTASGIDLNRLNLLVAVLNKRTKLDLSNKDVFVNIVGGLKISEPAADLAICMAIASASKGLQLKNDAVVFGEVGLSGEVRRVSSIERRVSEAKKLGFKRVLGPKTGKKITSYHELSDLRQALNENLT from the coding sequence ATGGCTAAGTCAACCACTGCCTATGTCTGCGATTCGTGTGGCGACAGTTTTTCGCGGTGGTCTGGGAAGTGTTTGTCGTGCGGCGAATGGAATACGCTGAAGGAATTTAAAACCGCTCAAACTCATGCTAGCGGCGCAAAACGTTCGGTTGCAAAACTTGATCCCCAGAAAATTTCCAGTCATATTCAATCTTCTAAACAACGGCGCAAGGTTGGCATTGGTCCATTAGACGAAGTGCTTGGGGGTGGTTTGGTAAGTGGATCGGTGGTGTTGCTGGCTGGTGAACCGGGCATTGGTAAGTCAACCATTTTAATGCAGGTAAGTGGATTGCTGTCTAAGCAAGCCAAAGTCTTGTATATCAGCGCCGAAGAGTCAGCTGAGCAGGTTAGCCTGCGGGCAAAACGACTTGGCTACGATAACTCCGAGGTCTTGTTAGCATCCGAAACTAGCAGTGATGTAATAGCCGAAACGATTGCAGCCGGTACCTACGACGTTGTTATTGTTGATTCAATCCAAACTATTAGTGTCGATCGGTTACAGTCCAGCAGCGGAACTGCTAGCCAAATAACACAGTCGGCTCAACTGCTTACCCGAGTCGCTAAGCGAACCGATACAACCTTAATTATTGTTGGCCACGTCACTAAAGAAGGCACCATCGCCGGACCAAAACTTCTAGAACACCTAGTTGATGTTGTCTTAAACATTGAAGGCGATCGATTTGGCGGTTTTAAGGTGCTTCGAAGTGTAAAAAATAGATTCGGCTCAACTAACGAAATCGGCTTATTCGAAATGCAAAACGAAGGTTTAATACCGATCGAGAACCCCTCAGCAGCCCTGCTAAACGAGCGACAAGCAGGTGATGGCTCGGTCGTTCTGGCAACAATGGAAGGCACGCGTCCGCTGCTTGTGGAGGTTCAAGCATTAGTTAATACGACTAATTTTGGCTATCCCAAGCGTACCGCCAGTGGGATAGATTTAAATCGTCTTAATCTGTTGGTAGCTGTACTCAATAAACGCACTAAGCTCGATTTAAGCAATAAAGATGTGTTTGTAAATATTGTTGGCGGTTTAAAAATATCCGAACCGGCCGCAGACCTTGCTATTTGTATGGCAATTGCTTCAGCCAGCAAAGGTTTACAGCTAAAAAACGACGCCGTGGTATTTGGCGAAGTCGGCTTAAGCGGCGAAGTGCGGCGTGTTTCCAGTATTGAACGGCGGGTCAGCGAAGCAAAGAAACTTGGTTTTAAACGGGTGTTGGGTCCTAAAACAGGTAAAAAAATTACTAGTTATCATGAATTGTCTGATCTGCGCCAAGCATTAAATGAAAACTTAACATAA